In the Sus scrofa isolate TJ Tabasco breed Duroc chromosome 7, Sscrofa11.1, whole genome shotgun sequence genome, one interval contains:
- the LOC110261749 gene encoding olfactory receptor 4F4-like: MEDANHSVVSEFIFRGLCNSRQLQTFLFLPFSTLYLMTVVGNLLVALLIIADSHLHSPMYFLLANLSFVDFCLSSVTTPKLTTDFLKDSKTISFGGCMTQILCVHFFGGGEMVLLVTMAYDRYVAICKPLHYSHIMDRHKCIWLVLTSWIIGFLHAMSQLAMILDLPFCGPRVVDSFFCDIPLVIKLACMDTHTLGIVINADSGVLATTCFILLLISYTYILVTVRLHSKDGASKALSTCTSHISVVVLFFGPCIFIYLWPPSISWVDKFLAVFYTVITPLLNPAIYTLRNKEIKNALKRQISQHVHSKSNF, translated from the coding sequence ATGGAGGATGCAAACCACTCTgtggtgtctgagtttattttccGTGGACTTTGTAATTCAAGACAGCTCCAGACCTTCCTCTTCCTGCCATTTTCCACTCTCTACCTGATGACTGTGGTGGGCAACCTTCTTGTCGCGCTCTTAATCATCGCTGACTCTCATCTCCATTCCCCCATGTACTTCCTCTTAGCCAATCTCTCGTTTGTTGACTTCTGCCTTTCCTCAGTAACCACCCCTAAACTGACCACGGACTTCCTAAAGGACAGTAAGACCATCTCCTTTGGAGGCTGTATGACCCAGATTCTCTGTGTGCATTTCTTTGGGGGTGGTGAGATGGTACTGCTTGTAACAATGGCCTATGACCgttatgtggccatctgcaagccactCCATTACTCCCACATCATGGACAGACACAAGTGCATCTGGCTAGTTTTGACATCGTGGATTATTGGCTTTCTGCACGCCATGAGCCAACTAGCTATGATTTTAGATCTTCCTTTCTGTGGCCCCAGAGTCGTGGACAGCTTTTTCTGTGATATCCCTCTGGTGATCAAACTAGCCTGTATGGACACTCATACTCTAGGAATAGTGATAAATGCTGACAGTGGGGTCTTGGCTACCACTTGCTTCATTCTCTTGCTGATCTCCTACACCTATATTCTAGTAACTGTCCGCCTTCACTCCAAGGATGGGGCCTCCAAGGCACTCTCGACCTGTACGTCCCACATTTCTGTGGTGGTACTGTTCTTTGGACCCTGCATCTTCATCTATCTGTGGCCACCCAGCATCAGTTGGGTGGACAAGTTTCTTGCTGTGTTTTACACAGTAATCACGCCTCTCTTGAATCCAGCCATTTATACACTGAGAAATAAAGAGATTAAGAATGCCCTAAAGAGACAGATAAGTCAGCATGTGCATTCAAAGAGTAATTTTTAG